The Calypte anna isolate BGI_N300 chromosome 2, bCalAnn1_v1.p, whole genome shotgun sequence genome includes a window with the following:
- the MRPL55 gene encoding 39S ribosomal protein L55, mitochondrial, protein MAAARRALRLLPPFTTSSRHNSNRAAISHLHRQLYGRLYPVLLVKTDGSTVHLRYKEPKRILMLPLDSSTLPEEERKARLRRHFPSKIKAEEEETFDSIDMGTYKKFWKK, encoded by the exons ATGGCGGCCGCAAGGCGGGCGCTGAG GCTGCTGCCGCCTTTCACCACCTCCTCCCGCCACAACTCCAACCGCGCCGCCATCTCCCACCTCCACCGGCAGCTCTACGGCCGCCTCTACCCTGTCCTCCTGGTGAAAACCGACGGCTCCACCGTCCACCTGCGCTACAAAGAGCCCAAGAGGATCCTGATG CTGCCCCTGGACAGCAGCACTCTGCCTGAGGAGGAGCGCAAAGCACGGCTGAGGAGGCACTTCCCCAGCAAGATaaaggctgaggaggaggagacctTCGACAGCATCGACATGGGCACCTACAAGAAGTTCTGGAAGAAGTGA